Below is a genomic region from Vibrio mimicus.
AATGTCACAGGTTCTGCGATGAGCGCCGAGTCGGTTCGTCTCAATACCACCTCAAGTAATCTGGCCAATGCCGATAGTATTAGTAGCTCAGCGAAAGATACTTACAAAGCTCGCCACGCCGTATTTGGTGCGGAATTGAGCAAAGCGCGTTTCAACCGCGAACCTAATGTGCCCGTTAAGGTGCTTGGGATTGTGGAAAGTGATAAGCCGCTGGTCGCTGAGTTTAATCCAGAGCATCCACTTGCTAATGACGAAGGCTACATCTACAAGCCGAATGTCAATGTGATGGAAGAGATGGCGAATATGATTTCCGCTTCTCGTTCATACCAAACCAATGTGCAGGTGGCGGATGCCAGTAAACAGATGCTGCTGCGTACGCTGCAGATGGGTCAGTGAGGATAAGGAGTTAACGTATGGCCGGAATCAATAATGTTGGTCAAAGCGGCTTGTCCTATATTGATCAGCTTAAAGCTCTTCAAGAGCAGAAAAAACCGGATGAGACGACAGGGCAGAAGTCCCTTAAACAAGAAGACTTTCTTTCTCTGCTGACTAAGCAGTTGGCACAGCAAGATCCGTTCAAACCTGTCGGCAACGATCAGATGATTGCACAGATGGCGTCTTTTGCCACGGTAGATGGTATTGGCAAGATGAACACTCAGTTTGAGAGTCTCAACTCGTCGATGACATCAAACCAAGCACTGCAAGCCTCATCACTGGTAGGTCGTGATGTGTTGGTGCCCGGTGCAGCAGGTATGAAAAAGCCTGATGGCGGCATGGCGGCAATGGTAAAACTGCCGCAGTCGATCGATAACTTATTCGTCCGTATTGAGAATGAAGCTGGTCAATTGGTACGAACTTTTGATGTGGGCGCCAAAGCTGCTGGCGATAACCGTGTCGAATGGGATGGAAAAGATCAAAGCGGAAATCCGTTGCCGGGTGGCAAATATAAAGTAAAAGCGTCTGGCTTGCAGGATGGGGAGAGTAAAGAATTTGAAGTCTCCACTTATGCAAACGTCAACAGCGTTTTGTTAGGCAAAGGCGATGGTAACGTACTCCTCAATCTGGCTGGTTTTGATGCACCAGTTCGACTTGCTGAAGTACTTGAAGTAGGCAAAGCGTGATTGCGCTAGCTAGATAGGAGAATTACTCATGTCATATATCTCTCTTAGTGGTTTATCCGCCGCGCAGATGGATTTGAATACCACCAGTAACAACATTGCGAACGCCAATACTTTTGGTTTTAAAGAGTCGCGTGCTGAGTTTGGGGATGTGTATTCCACTTCGCTATTTACCAATGCGAAAACAACGCCAGGGCAAGGTGTACAAGCGGCAAAAGTGGCACAACAGTTCCACGAAGGCTCGAGCATTTATACCAATAACCCACTCGATTTACGTATTGCCGGTACGGGTTTTTTTGCTGTAGCGAAAGACAAAATGGTACCGCAACAAAACGAATTAACACGTAATGGTGCGTTCCACTTGGATAAGAACAGCTACATGGTAACGGCAAACGATGAGTTTCTGCTGGGCTATGAAGTGAATCCTGATTCAGGTGATGTGCTTTCTTACGAGCCAAAACCGATCAATATTCCGCCTCAGTTTGGTAAGCCAAAACAAACCGCGAATATCGACTTAGCGGCAAACTTGCCAGCTAACGGTGATTTAAAAGATCCGGCTCTATTTGATATTACGGATCCTGAAACGTATAACCGTACTACTTCATCGACCATTTATGACTCGATGGGGCAACCTTACAAATTGACGACCTATTACCTAAAAGATATGACTCAGGCCAACACATGGCAGACATACTATACGGTAACGGATAAAACGGGTGAGAAACCGATTAATGTCGTTGGTGGCGATGCAGCAAGCCCTAAAGGGCATGTTGGACATACCATGAAGTTTAATAATGACGGCACGTTAGCCAGTTTGAACAATGGTCAGCCGATTGTTTCTGAAGCGTTAGGGGCAGGAGCAAATCCTGTGGATCTTAACGGCGCTGATGCGACACAAACGCTATCGTTTAGTCTAGATAACGCGACCCAGTTTGCTGCACCTTTTGAACTGACCAAGTTTGACCAAGATGGTGCGACGACAGGCTTCCTGACCAAGATTGACTTTGATGAAAATGGTAGTGTGCTTGCTACTTATTCAAATGGTCAAAACACCACTCTCGGCCGTGTGGCACTGGTACGTGTCGCTAACGAGCAGGGATTGGATAAAAAAGGCGGAACCCAGTGGGATGCTACTCAGTTCTCGGGTGATAAAATTTGGGGTGAGTCGAATAAAGGCTCTTTTGGTTCAGTCAGTAATGGTTCACTGGAGCAGTCAAACATCGACATGACTCAAGAGCTAGTGGACTTAATCTCGGCTCAGCGTAACTTCCAGGCCAACTCGCGTGCGCTTGAAGTGCATAACCAGCTGCAACAGAACATCCTGCAAATTCGTTAATCCTTTTCACCCCCATTAAGCGGCAATTTGGCTTAATGGGGGGGCCTCTTTGCCCCATTGCCGCGGCAAAATCAGTAATTCCTATCGAAGTTCATCTCTATCACTTTGATTTTAATCATTTAATTAAGTTGGCACATTGCTTGCTTTAACTGCTCTAACTAACGATTTGGGAGCAGATTATGGACCGCGCATTGTTTCTAGCCATGAGTGGCGCAAAACAAAATATGCAAGCGATGCAGCTACGGGCAAACAACCTAGCGAACGTCAGCACAACGGGTTTTCGTGCGGATTTAGCACAGGCTCGTTCAATGCAAGCTTATGGTGAAGGGCTCCCAACTCGCGTATTTAGTATGACTGAGCGTCCGGGAAATAACTTTGCCCAAGGCAGTGTGATCACTACCGGTCGAGATCTCGATATCACAGTTCAAGGTGAAGGTTGGATCTCTGTGTTGGATAAAACTGGCAAAGAAGGCCTGACTCGTAACGGCAACCTACGCATCGATGAAACCGGTCTATTGCTTAACGGCAATGGTCATCCGGTATTAGGCGAAACGGGTGGCCCTATCACGCTACCCGTTCCTCTGGCAAAAGTTGAAATTGGTGGTGATGGCACAATCTCGGTTCGCCCACAAGGTGCGCCTGCGGATGCGATGGAAGTGGTTGACCGTATCAAGTTAGTTCGTCCGGGTAATCAGTCACTGTTTAAAGATGTGAATGGCTTGTTCCGCGCTACGGACCCCAACATTCAATTTGAAGCCGATGCGAACGTTAAAGTTCTTACCGGAGCATTGGAAGGCAGTAACGTGAATGCGATTGGTGAAATGACCAGTCTTATTGATTTGCAACGTCAGTTTGAAATGCAGGTCAAGATGATGAGCACCGCGGAAGAGATGGATAAATCTTCCGATTCACTGTTACGCACCAGCTAATTTAAGGTAGGAGTCAGGTATGCAACCAGCACTTTGGGTCAGTAAGACCGGCTTAGATGCCCAACAAACCAACATTGCCACAATTTCAAACAACCTTGCTAACGCCTCCACCATTGGTTTTAAAAAGGGTCGTGCAGTTTTTGAAGATCTGTTTTACCAAAACATTAACCAGCCTGGTGCGCAATCCTCGCAAAACACGCGTTTGCCAAGTGGTCTAATGCTAGGCGCAGGCTCTAAGGTCGTGGCAACCCAAAAGGTTCACACTCACGGCAACGCCCAAACAACATCTAACAGTTTGGACATGATGATTGAAGGCGATGGTTTTTTCCAAATCCTAATGCCGGATGGCAACATTGCCTATAGTCGTAACGGCCAGTTTATCCTTGATGATGAAGGTGCAATTGTCACTTCAGGCTCCGGCTATCGTTTACAGCCTGAGATTGTGATCCCAGAAGACGCGATTTCAATCACTATTGGTAACGATGGTGAAGTGTCGGTACGAGTGCGTGGTCAGCAAGATAACCAAGTGCTTGGGCAAATCACAACCGTTGACTTCATTAACCCAGGCGGCTTAGAGCCGATTGGCCAAAACCTCTACCTGCCGACAGGGGCGAGTGGTGAACCACAAGAAGGGGTACCCGGCTTAGATGGTTTAGGTGATGTTCGCCAATCCATGCTCGAAACCTCTAATGTGAATGTAACGGAAGAGCTAGTGAACATGATTGAAGCACAGCGCGTGTATGAGATGAACTCCAAGGTGATCTCTGCCGTTGATAAGATGCTGAGCTTTGTGAATCAGCAACTGTAATTGCTAATTAAGAGATGGCCGCTATGAAACGTCTACTGACTTCGGGTTTACTCATTCTGCTCTCTGGTTGTAGCTTAGTGCAGCCTCCTATTGAGTCTGCAGAGACCATTCAAGGCACAACAACGGTTGATGCAGTGGAAGGTGATAAATCACAGAGCAACACGGGCTTAACCGATGCACTGCGTAATCGAACCGATCCTGTGGCGGATGACCCTGCGTGGGCGCCGATTTACCCGAAAGCGAAACCTGAGCACTATGCGGCTGAAACAGGTTCTCTGTTTAATTTGGCCAACAATAACAATTTGTATGATGATTCTAAGCCACGTGGCATTGGTGACATTATCACCGTTACCTTAAATGAGAGCACGAAAGCGGCAAAAAGTGCGGATGCGGATCTGAAAAAGAAAAATGATTCGAAGATGGATCCTCTCGCCGTAGGTGGCAAAGATTTGACTGTGGGAGACTACAATTTTTCCTACGCCCTCAAAAACGATAATAAATTTACTGGCAGCGCAGCAGCGAACCAAAGCAACAGTATGTCTGGCTCGATTACGGTGGAAGTCATTGAGGTATTGGCCAACGGTAACTTAGTGATCCGTGGGGAAAAATGGCTCACTTTAAATACGGGGGATGAGTACATCCGCTTAAGTGGAACGATTCGCCCCGATGATATCGACTTCGATAACACGATTGCTTCTAACCGTATTTCCAACGCACGAATTCAATATTCAGGTACGGGAACCAATCAAGATATGCAAGAACCAGGATTCTTGGCACGATTTTTTAATGTCTCTTTATAAGTCGATCCGCTGGGCTAGTTTTTTGACAGCATAGTGAACGGTGAGGCCCTTTGGCCTCGTTGTTTTAGAGAGTAAGGTAAATCCACCATGAGAAAATTCACGATTTTATTGATGATGTTGTTGGCCTCCAGTGCGCAGGCGGCACGGATCAAGGATGTCGCGCAGGTTGCCGGTGTGCGCAGTAACCAATTGGTGGGATACGGCTTAGTGACCGGTTTGCCGGGGACTGGGGAATCAACGCCCTTTACGGATCAAAGCTTTAACGCGATGCTGCAAAACTTTGGCATTCAATTGCCTCCTGGCACTAAGCCAAAGACCAAAAACGTTGCCGCTGTGATTGTGACTGCTGATCTACCGGCATTTTCTAAGCAAGGTCAAACCATCGATATCACAGTTTCTTCAATCGGCTCGGCAAAAAGTTTACGCGGTGGCACCTTGATGCAAACCTTCCTGAAAGGTCTGGATGGGGAAGTTTATGCCGTGGCACAAGGTAACTTAGTGGTGAGTGGTTTTAGTGCAACCGGTGCGGATGGGTCAAAAATTGTCGGTAACAACCCAACTGTTGGCATGATTTCCAGTGGTGCGATTGTTGAGCGTGAAGTGCCGAATCCATTTGGCCGTGGCGATTACATCACTTTTAACTTATTTGAATCCGACTTCACCACCGCGCAGCGTTTGGCTGATGCAGTGAACCAGTTTTTAGGGCCACAAATGGCTTCCGCGGTGGATGCCGCTTCAATCAAAGTACGTGCTCCACGTGATTTGAGTCAGCGAGTGGCCTTCTTGTCTGCCATTGAAAACTTAGAATTCAATACAGCTGAAAGTGCGGCAAAAATCATCGTAAACTCACGCACTGGCACCATAGTGGTTGGGCAAAACGTACGCCTTAAACCCGCGGCAGTTACCCACGGTGGTATGACCGTGGCTATCAAAGAGAATCTCAATGTCAGCCAGCCGAATGCATTGGCTGGCGGGCAAACTGTAGTAACGCCAAACTCCAGTATCGAAGTGGCCGAGAAACAAGGCAAAATGTTTAAGCTCGAGCCTGGTGTCACTTTGGATGAACTGGTACGTGCAGTGAATGAAGTGGGCGCAGCACCTTCCGATTTAATGGCGATTCTGCAAGCATTGAAACAAGCGGGCGCTATTGAAGGCCAACTGATCATTATTTAAGGAGTCAGCCATGATTAATAATTCCAATGATATTGGCTTTATCCAAGATATTGCTGGTCTCGACAAGCTGCGCCAAAAGGCGATTAATGGTGATGAGGGCTCTGAGCAAGCGGCATTAACTGCTGCCGCTCGCCAGTTTGAATCGATCTTCACCTCGATGATGCTTAAATCCATGCGTGATGCGAACAGTGATTTTAAATCGGACATGTTCGGAAGCCAGACGGAAGATACCTATCGACAAATGCTCGATGAGCAGATGGCGAGTGAATTTAGCTCATCGGGTTCACTTGGCTTAGCAGACATGATTGTCGCCCAGCTCACGACAGGACAAACCGCGACAGATAAAAAAGGCGAGGATGGTTTCCAAGAGGCGATGCGCCGAGTGGAACATGCCCGCAAAACAGCCAGTGAGCGCAGTAATGAAGATTTGGTGGCGGCAGTTTATCCGTTACGAAAAACGCAAGCGGTGCAATCAGCCCAGTTTGATTCTCGCCAGTCATTTGTCACCAAGCTAAAACCGTACGCGGATAAAGCTGCGCGCATGTTGGGGATTGATTCTTCTCTATTGATTGCTCAAGCGGCTTTGGAGACGGGCTGGGGGCAGAAAATGGTCAAAAATGCTTACGGTAATAGCAATAACCTATTTAACATCAAAGCCGATCGTAGCTGGCAAGG
It encodes:
- the flgG gene encoding flagellar basal-body rod protein FlgG produces the protein MQPALWVSKTGLDAQQTNIATISNNLANASTIGFKKGRAVFEDLFYQNINQPGAQSSQNTRLPSGLMLGAGSKVVATQKVHTHGNAQTTSNSLDMMIEGDGFFQILMPDGNIAYSRNGQFILDDEGAIVTSGSGYRLQPEIVIPEDAISITIGNDGEVSVRVRGQQDNQVLGQITTVDFINPGGLEPIGQNLYLPTGASGEPQEGVPGLDGLGDVRQSMLETSNVNVTEELVNMIEAQRVYEMNSKVISAVDKMLSFVNQQL
- the flgD gene encoding flagellar hook assembly protein FlgD, which codes for MAGINNVGQSGLSYIDQLKALQEQKKPDETTGQKSLKQEDFLSLLTKQLAQQDPFKPVGNDQMIAQMASFATVDGIGKMNTQFESLNSSMTSNQALQASSLVGRDVLVPGAAGMKKPDGGMAAMVKLPQSIDNLFVRIENEAGQLVRTFDVGAKAAGDNRVEWDGKDQSGNPLPGGKYKVKASGLQDGESKEFEVSTYANVNSVLLGKGDGNVLLNLAGFDAPVRLAEVLEVGKA
- the flgH gene encoding flagellar basal body L-ring protein FlgH; translated protein: MKRLLTSGLLILLSGCSLVQPPIESAETIQGTTTVDAVEGDKSQSNTGLTDALRNRTDPVADDPAWAPIYPKAKPEHYAAETGSLFNLANNNNLYDDSKPRGIGDIITVTLNESTKAAKSADADLKKKNDSKMDPLAVGGKDLTVGDYNFSYALKNDNKFTGSAAANQSNSMSGSITVEVIEVLANGNLVIRGEKWLTLNTGDEYIRLSGTIRPDDIDFDNTIASNRISNARIQYSGTGTNQDMQEPGFLARFFNVSL
- the flgE gene encoding flagellar hook protein FlgE, yielding MSYISLSGLSAAQMDLNTTSNNIANANTFGFKESRAEFGDVYSTSLFTNAKTTPGQGVQAAKVAQQFHEGSSIYTNNPLDLRIAGTGFFAVAKDKMVPQQNELTRNGAFHLDKNSYMVTANDEFLLGYEVNPDSGDVLSYEPKPINIPPQFGKPKQTANIDLAANLPANGDLKDPALFDITDPETYNRTTSSTIYDSMGQPYKLTTYYLKDMTQANTWQTYYTVTDKTGEKPINVVGGDAASPKGHVGHTMKFNNDGTLASLNNGQPIVSEALGAGANPVDLNGADATQTLSFSLDNATQFAAPFELTKFDQDGATTGFLTKIDFDENGSVLATYSNGQNTTLGRVALVRVANEQGLDKKGGTQWDATQFSGDKIWGESNKGSFGSVSNGSLEQSNIDMTQELVDLISAQRNFQANSRALEVHNQLQQNILQIR
- a CDS encoding flagellar basal body P-ring protein FlgI — translated: MRKFTILLMMLLASSAQAARIKDVAQVAGVRSNQLVGYGLVTGLPGTGESTPFTDQSFNAMLQNFGIQLPPGTKPKTKNVAAVIVTADLPAFSKQGQTIDITVSSIGSAKSLRGGTLMQTFLKGLDGEVYAVAQGNLVVSGFSATGADGSKIVGNNPTVGMISSGAIVEREVPNPFGRGDYITFNLFESDFTTAQRLADAVNQFLGPQMASAVDAASIKVRAPRDLSQRVAFLSAIENLEFNTAESAAKIIVNSRTGTIVVGQNVRLKPAAVTHGGMTVAIKENLNVSQPNALAGGQTVVTPNSSIEVAEKQGKMFKLEPGVTLDELVRAVNEVGAAPSDLMAILQALKQAGAIEGQLIII
- a CDS encoding flagellar basal body rod protein FlgF; amino-acid sequence: MDRALFLAMSGAKQNMQAMQLRANNLANVSTTGFRADLAQARSMQAYGEGLPTRVFSMTERPGNNFAQGSVITTGRDLDITVQGEGWISVLDKTGKEGLTRNGNLRIDETGLLLNGNGHPVLGETGGPITLPVPLAKVEIGGDGTISVRPQGAPADAMEVVDRIKLVRPGNQSLFKDVNGLFRATDPNIQFEADANVKVLTGALEGSNVNAIGEMTSLIDLQRQFEMQVKMMSTAEEMDKSSDSLLRTS
- the flgC gene encoding flagellar basal body rod protein FlgC, which codes for MSLFSVFNVTGSAMSAESVRLNTTSSNLANADSISSSAKDTYKARHAVFGAELSKARFNREPNVPVKVLGIVESDKPLVAEFNPEHPLANDEGYIYKPNVNVMEEMANMISASRSYQTNVQVADASKQMLLRTLQMGQ
- the flgJ gene encoding flagellar assembly peptidoglycan hydrolase FlgJ; the protein is MINNSNDIGFIQDIAGLDKLRQKAINGDEGSEQAALTAAARQFESIFTSMMLKSMRDANSDFKSDMFGSQTEDTYRQMLDEQMASEFSSSGSLGLADMIVAQLTTGQTATDKKGEDGFQEAMRRVEHARKTASERSNEDLVAAVYPLRKTQAVQSAQFDSRQSFVTKLKPYADKAARMLGIDSSLLIAQAALETGWGQKMVKNAYGNSNNLFNIKADRSWQGEKVATQTLEYHNNVPVMEKAAFRSYGSLDESFNDYVRFIENNPRYTNALNHGGNSERFIHGIHRAGYATDPQYADKVLRVKAQIDQMNLL